The proteins below come from a single Mangifera indica cultivar Alphonso chromosome 16, CATAS_Mindica_2.1, whole genome shotgun sequence genomic window:
- the LOC123198965 gene encoding uncharacterized protein LOC123198965 codes for MLKKVRVILGYLEVNFEGNCIFFCFYYYLIEHLLQRPLRHSSFSLPRRQARREDEQSNSSIFPRNWKKKYPFWVSENGLLDYHNDCEDESCCSVFFTDCLNDAGVEEIVKEAQHSCEGFESLGRMTTCGVKRKRKMQRRYMSLLKFQAEIGEIFANYRSLDILISQQPETPASGLFFMIPCQTLRKFKKDVHMWSTKDGKPIQESHVNLKAHRRKTLKKSRCSKRRKWTWHVHVSSSKE; via the exons ATGTTGAAGAA AGTGAGAGTTATTTTAGGTTATTTGGAAGTAAATTTTGAAGGAAACtgcatttttttctgtttttactACTACCTGATTGAACACTTGCTCCAGAGGCCCTTAAGACATAGCTCTTTTTCACTACCGAGAAGACAAG CAAGGAGAGAAGACGAACAAAGTAACAGCTCAATCTTCCCACGaaactggaaaaagaaataCCCATTCTGGGTGTCAG AAAATGGCTTGCTAGATTATCATAACGACTGTGAAGATGAGTCTTGTTGCAGTGTATTCTTTACAG ATTGTTTGAATGACGCGGGTGTTGAAGAAATCGTGAAAGAAGCGCAACACAG CTGCGAAGGCTTTGAGAGTTTAGGAAGGATGACCACGTGTggagtaaaaagaaaaagaaagatgcaaAGACGGTACAtgagtttattaaaatttcaag CTGAAATTGGTGAAATATTTGCCAACTATAGAAGCCTCGATATACTTATCTCTCAACAACCAGAAACACCTGCAA gtggtttattttttatgataccTTGTCAAACTCTTAGAAAGTTTAAGAAGGATGTACACATGTGGAGCACAAAGGATGGAAAACCTATTCAGGAATCACATGTCAACCTCAAG GCCCATAGAAGAAAAACCCTGAAGAAATCCAGATGCAGCAAACGGAGAAAGTGGACCTGGCATGTACATGTCAGCAGCTCTAAAGAATGA